In Corynebacterium guangdongense, one DNA window encodes the following:
- a CDS encoding bile acid:sodium symporter family protein, with translation MSISTDQHGNDATPQEDRAAVIIVGIFPLFILAGAVLAYFFPAPFLPMREYITYFLMIIMFSMGLTLTIPDFTEVLRRPFPIILGVILQFTIMPAGALAVAWALNLNPQLALGLLMLGTVPGGTTSNVVAYLARGDVALSVTMTSVSTLLSPIVTPALMLLLASAQTEVDGLGMAKSLAQTVLFPVIGGLVIRYLFDGFITRIAPILPLISILGIGGVVFPTVAANGDLIVASGWLVIIAVLLHNVIGYVLGYLGGRVFRLDERANRTMSIEVSTQSAGLASGMAGKFFSPEAALPGAVAAVLHNITGAVYAAIMRRIPLPAERTAAGAEPGVPAEVKS, from the coding sequence GTGAGCATCTCCACGGATCAGCACGGCAATGACGCCACCCCTCAGGAAGATCGCGCAGCGGTCATCATCGTGGGAATTTTCCCCCTGTTCATTCTCGCTGGGGCGGTACTGGCCTACTTCTTCCCGGCCCCCTTCCTGCCCATGCGCGAGTACATCACGTACTTCCTGATGATCATCATGTTCTCGATGGGTCTGACGCTGACCATCCCGGACTTCACCGAGGTTCTGCGCCGCCCCTTCCCCATCATTCTGGGCGTGATCCTCCAGTTCACGATCATGCCGGCGGGCGCCCTCGCCGTGGCCTGGGCGCTGAACCTCAACCCGCAGCTGGCCCTCGGTCTGCTCATGCTGGGCACCGTCCCGGGCGGAACGACCTCCAACGTCGTCGCCTACCTGGCCCGCGGCGACGTCGCCCTGTCGGTGACCATGACGTCGGTGTCGACGCTGCTCTCCCCGATCGTCACCCCGGCCCTGATGCTGCTGCTGGCCAGCGCCCAGACCGAGGTCGACGGCCTCGGCATGGCCAAGTCCCTGGCCCAGACGGTCCTGTTCCCGGTCATCGGCGGACTGGTCATCCGCTACCTCTTCGACGGCTTCATCACCAGGATCGCCCCGATCCTGCCGCTGATCTCCATCCTCGGCATCGGCGGGGTGGTCTTCCCCACCGTCGCCGCCAACGGCGACCTCATCGTCGCCTCCGGCTGGCTGGTCATCATCGCGGTGCTGCTGCACAACGTCATCGGCTACGTCCTGGGCTACCTCGGTGGCCGGGTGTTCCGCCTGGATGAGCGGGCCAACCGCACGATGAGCATCGAGGTCTCCACGCAGTCGGCGGGGCTGGCCTCGGGCATGGCCGGCAAGTTCTTCAGCCCCGAGGCCGCGCTGCCGGGCGCGGTCGCCGCCGTCCTGCACAACATCACGGGAGCGGTCTACGCCGCCATCATGCGCCGGATTCCGCTCCCGGCGGAGCGCACGGCCGCCGGCGCCGAGCCGGGCGTTCCGGCGGAGGTCAAGTCCTAG
- a CDS encoding 3'-5' exonuclease, whose protein sequence is MAHFDASRMLSFDLETTSADPMEARIVTSALVSIDGAQTDMLEMLADPGIEIPEEAARIHGITTEKARAEGQPHDEVLAETVRRIKKAWEEGFALVVYNAPFDLTVLRQLTGSFTVTGPVYDPYTVDNIKDRYRKGRRTLTDVSKHYGVTLDNAHEATSDAIAAARIAWKQVNKVYPDLKAMSTDELMEFQAVGYYDNQENRRKYFESRGRDGSSVNTSWPMQD, encoded by the coding sequence ATGGCACACTTCGACGCTTCGCGCATGCTCTCGTTTGATCTTGAGACCACCTCCGCCGACCCGATGGAGGCCCGCATCGTCACCTCCGCACTGGTGTCCATCGACGGCGCGCAGACGGACATGCTGGAGATGCTGGCGGATCCGGGAATCGAGATTCCCGAGGAGGCCGCCAGAATTCACGGAATCACGACCGAGAAGGCGCGCGCGGAGGGCCAGCCCCACGACGAGGTGCTGGCGGAGACCGTGCGCCGCATCAAGAAGGCCTGGGAGGAGGGCTTCGCCCTCGTCGTCTACAACGCCCCCTTCGACCTCACCGTGCTGCGGCAGCTGACCGGGAGTTTCACCGTCACCGGCCCGGTCTACGATCCGTACACGGTCGATAACATCAAGGACCGTTACCGCAAGGGCCGACGGACCCTGACCGACGTGTCGAAGCACTACGGCGTCACGCTGGACAACGCCCACGAGGCCACCTCCGACGCGATCGCCGCGGCGCGCATCGCCTGGAAGCAGGTCAACAAGGTCTACCCGGACCTCAAGGCGATGAGCACGGACGAGCTGATGGAGTTCCAGGCCGTCGGCTACTACGACAACCAGGAGAATCGCCGGAAGTACTTCGAGTCACGGGGGCGGGACGGGTCCTCGGTCAACACGTCGTGGCCGATGCAGGACTGA
- a CDS encoding alpha/beta hydrolase, whose translation MNRLPTRAGAVLTAVTVASLGVSGAMAVPVPAPVVEIRQQAEQQLQAAIRSGEAALGLDGVDPADPRTWPVELIAAGVGVTALAAILLVHSSSTAHAGAAEDETPVETPPESAETSSEEQLDAELADFVVGSSRTVFNQPEVLGSSLNGLGALGSSDFAIPEDGYDIAANGPQNYSDTITEAKVIRKEEQDIRDLTAGAEGIQRWWVASPAMGRNVEIQIRPAADTSTEAPVLYLLDGVNAPSRSGWVSYGAHRIIQDNVTLVMPTVARASFYLDWEEDDEVLGRNQWETFLTRELPPLLESDPDLNTNGRYGVGGLSMGATGAVTLANANPELFDATFGISGCYSAESEVGYQTMRLTIESRGGDLNNLLGPLGSDTRERYDVVGDPEGLRDQAVYLSASAGEFPEGAEAGNFPVAALGVLLEQGAYLCTQDLERAMEAEGMTHQQVVYQREGVHNWDTFQAQLAPAWEHIRGALM comes from the coding sequence GTGAACCGCCTACCCACCCGTGCCGGTGCCGTCCTCACAGCCGTTACCGTGGCCTCCCTCGGCGTCAGCGGCGCCATGGCAGTCCCGGTGCCGGCCCCCGTCGTCGAGATCCGGCAGCAGGCCGAGCAGCAGCTGCAGGCGGCGATCCGCTCCGGCGAGGCCGCCCTCGGCCTGGACGGCGTCGACCCGGCCGATCCGAGGACCTGGCCGGTCGAACTCATCGCGGCCGGCGTCGGCGTCACCGCGCTGGCGGCCATTCTGCTGGTGCATTCCTCAAGCACCGCCCACGCCGGGGCCGCCGAGGACGAGACGCCCGTCGAGACCCCTCCGGAGAGCGCCGAGACCTCATCCGAGGAGCAGCTCGACGCGGAGCTCGCGGATTTCGTCGTCGGTTCGTCGCGCACCGTCTTCAACCAGCCGGAGGTGCTCGGTTCCAGCCTCAACGGCCTGGGCGCGCTCGGCTCCTCCGACTTCGCCATTCCGGAGGACGGCTACGACATCGCCGCCAACGGGCCCCAGAATTACTCCGACACCATCACCGAGGCCAAGGTGATCCGCAAGGAGGAGCAGGACATCCGCGACCTGACCGCCGGGGCCGAGGGCATCCAGCGCTGGTGGGTCGCGTCTCCGGCCATGGGCAGGAACGTCGAGATCCAGATTCGCCCGGCCGCGGACACCTCGACCGAGGCTCCGGTCCTCTACCTCCTCGACGGCGTCAACGCCCCGAGCCGCTCCGGCTGGGTCTCCTACGGCGCCCACAGGATCATCCAGGACAACGTCACTCTGGTCATGCCGACGGTGGCGCGGGCATCCTTCTACCTCGACTGGGAGGAGGACGACGAGGTGCTCGGCCGGAACCAGTGGGAGACTTTCCTGACCAGGGAGCTGCCGCCGCTTCTGGAGTCGGATCCCGACCTGAACACCAACGGCAGGTACGGCGTCGGCGGCCTCTCGATGGGCGCGACCGGCGCCGTCACCCTGGCCAACGCCAACCCAGAGCTCTTTGACGCGACCTTCGGCATCTCGGGCTGCTACTCCGCCGAGTCGGAGGTGGGCTACCAGACCATGCGGCTGACGATCGAGTCCCGCGGCGGGGATCTCAACAACCTCCTGGGTCCGCTCGGTTCCGACACCCGGGAGCGCTACGACGTCGTCGGCGACCCGGAGGGGCTGCGCGACCAGGCCGTCTATCTGTCGGCGTCGGCCGGCGAGTTCCCCGAGGGCGCGGAGGCCGGGAACTTCCCGGTCGCCGCCCTGGGCGTGCTCCTGGAGCAGGGCGCGTACCTCTGCACCCAGGATCTCGAGCGAGCGATGGAGGCGGAGGGAATGACCCATCAGCAGGTGGTCTACCAGCGAGAGGGCGTCCACAACTGGGACACCTTCCAGGCCCAGCTGGCCCCGGCGTGGGAGCACATCCGGGGAGCGCTCATGTAG